The Topomyia yanbarensis strain Yona2022 chromosome 3, ASM3024719v1, whole genome shotgun sequence nucleotide sequence ccaggtgcacagtgtttccaagcggcaaaaaggtgaccAAAATTGtgttgaccatgaagaaaacaaattttgagctattgtgcaattagtaatttttagcacgcaaaaacatatattgaaaaaactaataaaccactattattaggccattcacaaattacactaaTTTAAGTCGTggggtgattaacagattttattataatttcaatttaaaccagaagatttcggattttaaaaaggagaatatacatacatatttccaacgtttgttttcttttctagttaggaagcatttagccccctcctccgtttcttctctccactatgtaacaagatgcttcatgcttccttcttttacccttaaatatgtagtgtaatttatgtacggcgtcataatagagttttattcgttttttgaatacagtgaagacccgtttttatcagccccttggcgaattataggctgataaaacgatgacattgacaaaatcggcacatattttttctggttctgaagagacgaagtcgaaatgcaaacacctggactaacattttttttctttctttttaataaaccggagcggttaaaatatttttctttagttcctcgacaaagcctcataacccgttctgatcatttagtaaaaatttcccttaaggaggtcttacagtacagtattattatttttgtatattttgcatctctaagataagaaaaatatgctaaagaaggaatttactcgaatttgacttgaacgtaaaCTAGAGCCCgccaaacgattttgatagtgtttgttttacagattcgtattggtattcgtctgcggaaatttgcggcttccgcaccaaaatattgctttttgggcattaaaaattaaaaatttgggcattaaaaattctgtattttcttatgctgaacaacatcttggcacattttgaaattctacaaaattaccaggaaaagtattctgaaaaaagcaattttcaggggtatatcaaagaaatctccacaaatgtaaatTACAATCGATAGATAGACACATattctcttcagcgaagttaatacttaagatattctcaacaactttaccaaagaatttttttttaattttcataaacaTAAGCAAAAAACTTTCctctcagctttagagggattaatcacccaactaatactttttaaaggcaaaaaaatataaataaactttgctgaagacactataactcaaaatgtttttcgtggttcaaagaatttctttcactttttgccaatttggatcctcgtgtgaattgaaaatgtccaaaactatcgattttcaactgccaacaacctgcccttcaatataaaaagttcgcgaaaagttgaaaaaaattctattttgatgcaccgacggtacattgaaaatacccaaaactattgattttcacttaccaataacttcttcaatataacaaactttcctcaaaagttgaaaaaattcattttgacacatcgtcgaaccccctgtgtattgaaaatgtccaaaactattgattgtcaactgccaataacttgcccttcaatataaaactctcccgaaaagttgacaaaaaattccattttgacacatcgtcggacccccccccccccccccccctgtgcatagaaaatgtccaaaactattgattttcaactgccaacaacatgtccttcaatagttatttatttctaaacaattgaaagttaaccgcatcaacttcaaccccaataaacgggaaagtaacgcaaaatgtatcgcgataaccgatgaaccgacgatgacgatgaaaacgaagatacaattatcgacgatgacgatgagggcgccgataaattatcgttaacggagtttccgatgacgttgacgggtggttaacgttatcgacgatgacgattaattatcgattaacaaccctgttcctgacgagctggtaggtgaattgatccttcgtttgttttatccgtcacccgcgtgaccttcacacaatagagctgatatagctcgtctaaacaaagccgtctttcaggcaagaaaactgtttagtaacttcactgcaccgatatcgcaggtaataactatcactcgcgggactgtttattactaatgctttactgcagcctctgccacagcaagcaccttcgtaccaccgaaaaaactaaaccacaccggagagaacaaaaagcacttgtttcccggtacaaagttgggttacgaatgattATATGTATTTTGATTGTATCTTGACAATAACGTTCATCGTTCGacggaaaaaaaagttatgcagtTGTAAGCAGCTGGCATGTAGCTCAACTGTTTGAGCATAACGGGAACTACCTAAATAATTAAATGACTTTAAatgagtttgtttacaaatagtACTAAAATTGAACTTGAGCCAAAATAATTTGATTATTCCTCTTtaccaattaataaaaaatgtttacgactaatgtggctacgccacatcgcttcaggTCGCGTGCTGTCCAACATCGCtgtcgctccgtcggacttaaactaatttatagcacctatgtttgagtaatccggacaaacgagtggatcacaggtttgcttgcgaagGGCCGCCGCTTCATacggcgggtcggcggccacctcgCCCAGCGGATCCGCAGCGGCTTAAATTCTAAAGTCAAAACATGTACCTTcaaactgaaaaataaaaagtcaaCATCTATTCAGTAGAtactttgcaatttattcctaaaattcaaatcaatttCGAATCTGGAGTAGAGGACCATCTTAGGAGTACATCATTGCATGTTTTATATCCTGTAATGCGGTTCTAAAGCCGTCGAAACGATCTCCCCGTGAACGATTTGATTGTCATGCCTTGTGACTACAGGTGATGTGATATAATATTAGAACTGACCCTAGAACACCTAGATTAGAACACTTTATTGCCCTTTTTCAAATACACTACAATTTTAATGAAGCGCTTATAGCAGGGGCAGAACATACTTTGAATTCCTGTCTACCATTACGGTTTGTTGTTAAATTAGTTCCAACTTTTCGACGACATGCTACGACACAATTTTTGCATCCCAGTGTAACCAAGAACCGTTCAAGTAATATTTACAAGAGCTGGGAAAATTTACTCGAGCCGTTGGTCTACACGTAATATTTACTACAGATGCgtgctgtttatttttatgttatCGGCTCTACACTGCTTATTCAATGTTGTAAAATTTTGTCCTTTTGACTTCACAAACAAATAGAGTTCAGATTATTTGATCGCCAGCATTAATACAATTACTTAAAAATTGCTAACCAACCAATACGCGTGCTATTCACGTGATTTTTTCAGTTGGTAGTTGtatgattaaaataaaatagaatCTGCAATACCTACatagtttttgaaaattttggtaCCTACTTTTCCAAATACTGAACATAAGCAATAATAGTGTTCGTTAAGTGTGTGTGAATGTATCTTACTACAATTACTCATATTCTATATTCCAATATTAATCTTACACGTTACTACACATGGGTATGTTTAACAGTGAACAATTTagaattgacaaacttttcttgAAAGAAGAATTAATGGGCAATGTGATGACACAATGAGATAGCTCATTCCTAAATGAATGAGTAGAAACAGAACGTACGAACTATGTTTCAATTCAAAATAAATGGAGAAAAGGTTATGGAAACGGATCAACTAACTGGGATTGTGAAAAAACGAAGAGATGAAATTGTCAGTGTGTATGTACGAGTTACGGATTCACGTCGATGACGAAGCTGTATTATCGCTGCTGTCCATTGGTGAGCTAGATTCGATAGAAGCTACCGCAGCGGCTGCTTCCTTTTCGTCGAAACTGCTTGTGGTTGTTGTCTTACAGCTGCTTCCCTTTCCGCCGGTTGTTGAACTGGCTCCCGCTTCTGTTTTTGCTTTCTTACAATCTTCAGTGATCTCTGATTCTGTCGAAGCAGCTCGTTTCCTCGAAGCCGAACCAGTAAAGTTTGGCTTGAATTGAACGATGATCGCTGTCATATTGTCGCAGCCGGTCCCATCACCCTTCGTATGCGGTGCTAAGCAGTAATCAAACATCTAATGCAAGAGAAAAGTGGAAACACGCTGTGTTGAAATGAATAAGAAACAAATGATATTACATCTCACTTCTTCGCAGATTTCAGACAATTTCTTCGTAGGGTCCCGGATTCGTTCTTGTACGAATTCAACGACATCATCGCTTGTCATAAAGTTCCAAATCCCGTCGCAGGCCAATACCATGAAGTCGTCTGTTGGTCCAATGGTAATTTGTTTGATATCTGGCAAGGCAGAGATCATCTGCTCCTCTGGCGGCAGCTTCTTATTCTGTGGGTGAGAAAGGTGGATATTAATTTCTCAAATGATTACAGATGGAAGTTACACAACCATAGTACAGCAAGTAAAGGAGTAAAGCTTATTTTAATCCATCTGCGTGACCTGCTTTAATTTCGCGCAGCGTATGATACCGTATTTCTCTGAATGTTGTGAATATGCCAATGTCATTTTTCGCACGGCTTGTTACGCGACAATCATGTAATTAATCCCGTATTTGATATACTGCATGCCGTGACTGGAGTTTTTGCATCTGCTCGCATCCATTTTTCTACCAAAAACTAGGTTGTCTGTCACAACAACCAAGGCCTGCTTACCTAAAATCGTTCTTCCATTTGATTTTATTGCATCAAGACAAAAACAGGATAGAGGTTGAGGAGATTTGTACGAATAGCGAATACAATTATTTATTACGCTAAAAGTTCAATCTtgatttaatattttatttatactGGCTCGTATCCTACACtggatattttatattttaacatCACATCGTTTCACAAATCCGGCAAAAAATCTTGCAAAAATAGAAAGACACAATATTGTATTATACACTATTCGTTTTATGGAGTTCCAATTTTGTTTGGAATTATTAAGTTAATTAAACCAGTAGTAAAACGTATCACGTAACGTATGTCTAGGGTGTTTCTGTAGAGGTATCCCGAGTAAAGTCGAACATAAAAAGTACAACAAGcagaaatcatattttgatatcatcaaattgaaattttattttgctattagttttagattttttaaatatgacaccaaattttgatttcattttgcAATCCTTGattcttagaagaattttctgtttatatttctttggcgaaacatcaaagtgaatacatatttttttatcaaaaaaaatcaacatctcaaagagctttcaatttactctcactgatagcagaattagttttctgtttgatgtcataggacgATTTTGCTGCTCTCCATTTTAATCTTTTAACCGACCAAAAAGACAACAACCTGAGTAATCATTTGCCGAACATCAAGttaagttttcaattttttgtcagACTGCTCGAGATGCCAACATTTGGAGAAATGTCGACCGTTTGCCCTGATTGCAATCTAATAGACAAACAGTCGGATTTAGAAGTATTCAAACCAACAGCGCAAATTGACCTAGATTTGTTCAgccaacaaaaaaatatcacagAAACCCCTTCCTATACATACCATCTTGTAACCATGATCACCGATTGCGCGAGATAAATTCAGTCCACCATTAACGCGACCGTCCAACGTTACTCGACCGCCAGCTTTCTGTATCCGATCAAACTCAATTTGATCTTCCGGTTTATGATCAAAGCTCATTTCCAGAGCTTTCCCATCGCGACAAACAACACATCTTGAATCACCTGCAATGAGAATATTAATCCTGAAACACTTAGCACGAAAGAACTGCCCAACTTACCGGCATTAGCCACAAACAATTCTTTATCGTGAAGAAGTGCGACAACAGCAGTGCAACCGCTATCCTTGCCCGGTTCGTCGGTGATATTGTTCATGAAGGCTTCATCCGCTTCGTTCATGTACTCCTCTTCATCTTCATTATACTCGAGATCATCATCTTCCTCATCCTCTTCGCTTGCTTCCTCACTAAAAACAAAGCCATCCATTTATTAATTATGTTAAAGCATAAAAGTTAAATGTCATGCTTTTATTAACAGCATGTCACACTATGTACAAATAAAACGCTTACCAATAGGGATCTTCTTCGCCATCTTCAGTGCTCGAAGTCTCGTTGGCGTCGGCTACTGGGGGAAATTCTTCATCTGTATCAGTATCATCTTCTTCGGAGTCATCATCCACCGCGTTTGGGCCATTACTGGCGACGGCGGGAGACGATGTTGATGATCCTGGTGAAGAGCTAACTACCTTTGCTCCACTCTTGCTTGCAGCTGATGAACCTGCAATATCGGAATTACCACTGCTGCCGGCGCTTGTATTGCTTGAAACGACTCCGTTTTCCTGATTTGCAGCTGAAGACGATGAAACTGTAGATTTATTTCCTGACTCGGCAGGATCGCCGTTGACGGTAGGTGTTGAAGATTTCACTTGTTCAACGTTCGGCTTGGCCTCTTCGTCTGGTTTCGACGAAGATGAACTATCAGGAGCGCATTCCTCTTTAGTTATTTTGACAGGCACAATACCATCAGTATCACTGATCTCATCATCTTGCTCTGCTACCGTTGCATCAGATGTAGATGATGATTCTGGTTTCTGCAAAGTCTCATCGGTTTTATTGCTTGAGCTACTAACAGTGGAATCAGCTGCATCTGGAATGCCAGTTTTCTTGTCGCTGCTCACATCGGCTTCTGCAGAGGATGATCCAGATGGGGAGGCATCGGCATTACTAGAGCTAGGTCCCGCCTCGTCACTGGCTTCCTCAGAAAGTAATCCTTTTCGCTTACCCTTTAGAAATGGTGACAACGGCTTAGAACAGTTGCCCTCCTTGATTTTGTTGAGtgctggattttttttatccTTTTTATACATCTGTAGAACCTCGTTAAGTGGCATACAAGCCTCCTTGCACAGATCGTCAACATTATCGTCTTCCTCTTCATCCTCATCGTCATCGACTGCTTCCTCCCCGTTGGTTTTGTCCGACAACTTCTTTAGTTCCTCAATTATTTTGTCTTCCAACAAAGTTGCATCAAACCCAATAAAAGCATCCTTGAGAGCTTGCTCAAAGTTCTTTGATTTGTACGAGCTCAGCGTTTTCAGAAAGGTTGGTAGGTGCATGCTGCAGTATTGTGCAACTTCCGAACCACCATGCCCATCGTACACAGCGAAAAATGATGTATTCTCATCGAAGTTCAGTATACAGTTATGAGCGTCCTGCGAAATAGAAAATAATGATTTTCATAAATTCAGCGATATAAGCTAGTATTAACAGTACTAAAAAGACGCTGAATATTATCGGATTTGGTTATGCGTCGAGTTAAAAACTACTGTTTTTACGCGCTACACTGCTgctagaagcataactgtcatacatacatacacatgggacaattatgcttctagcggcagtacaGGTAGAATCCAAAACACTTCATTTAAACGcggtttagatatttttgttattgttatttgttatttatctGTGAGCAATCGGGCTGTCTTAACAACCAATTTCTGtaacctatgtgcattaactgttCACCTACCGTCTCACCGTTCGTTTGTCATTGTGTGAagtgctttatggtcacacctatGACAGCGCACCCGGtttcccatgagcgttttggcggctcataggctgtccttccatgttgctcagggatacattgctcttatacacatccatgcatacagGCATACATACGAACTTACATTCACACATTCATATCTAGTGTTTGGCATAAGTTTGTTGCAGAGAGCGTGTAATGTCGTGTCATCTAGCCTGTTCAATTCTATGGGAAATCATTCTACCAACGCCTTGGAGTCTACGTCATATTAGAAAATTTTGCATTGTGTCCGCTTCTGTCTCCTGCTAATCTCCTGTTTGTCTCCTAGGTCAGAAGTGAATCAATCCAGTTTTAATGGatacggtaaacatactagca carries:
- the LOC131689442 gene encoding probable protein phosphatase CG10417, which codes for MGAYLSEPLTTKDSSDEANDVLGTGSSSMQGWRISQEDAHNCILNFDENTSFFAVYDGHGGSEVAQYCSMHLPTFLKTLSSYKSKNFEQALKDAFIGFDATLLEDKIIEELKKLSDKTNGEEAVDDDEDEEEDDNVDDLCKEACMPLNEVLQMYKKDKKNPALNKIKEGNCSKPLSPFLKGKRKGLLSEEASDEAGPSSSNADASPSGSSSAEADVSSDKKTGIPDAADSTVSSSSNKTDETLQKPESSSTSDATVAEQDDEISDTDGIVPVKITKEECAPDSSSSSKPDEEAKPNVEQVKSSTPTVNGDPAESGNKSTVSSSSAANQENGVVSSNTSAGSSGNSDIAGSSAASKSGAKVVSSSPGSSTSSPAVASNGPNAVDDDSEEDDTDTDEEFPPVADANETSSTEDGEEDPYCEEASEEDEEDDDLEYNEDEEEYMNEADEAFMNNITDEPGKDSGCTAVVALLHDKELFVANAGDSRCVVCRDGKALEMSFDHKPEDQIEFDRIQKAGGRVTLDGRVNGGLNLSRAIGDHGYKMNKKLPPEEQMISALPDIKQITIGPTDDFMVLACDGIWNFMTSDDVVEFVQERIRDPTKKLSEICEEMFDYCLAPHTKGDGTGCDNMTAIIVQFKPNFTGSASRKRAASTESEITEDCKKAKTEAGASSTTGGKGSSCKTTTTSSFDEKEAAAAVASIESSSPMDSSDNTASSST